In a single window of the Ficedula albicollis isolate OC2 chromosome 13, FicAlb1.5, whole genome shotgun sequence genome:
- the PWWP2A gene encoding PWWP domain-containing protein 2A: MDLSKRFGPHGIPVTIFPKREYKDKPEAMQLQSKAFQEEAQVKCEADAAVPDDSSLTQPSEPSIAKSLWTSKPPPLFHEGAPYPPPLFIRDTYNQSIPQPPPRKIKRPKRKMYREEPTSIMNAIKLRPRQVLCDKCKNSVVAEKKEIKKGGNASDSSKYEDSKKRRNESVTTVNKKLKTDHKVDGKSQNESQKRNAVVKVSNIAHSRSRVVKVSAQANTSKAQLNTKKVLQSKNMDHAKAREVLKMAKEKAQKKQSATSSSKNAHSKVHFTRRLQNTSSGSLPPRLRLKPQRYRNEENDSSLKTGLEKIRSGKMATKPQSRCSSTRSAGEAPSESQSPSEGPEEASSEVQDTSEVHVTVEQDEQQTLGKRGSKSNITVYMTLNQKKSDSSSASVCSSDSTDDLKSTNSECSSTESFDFPPGSMHAPSSSSSSSSSSSSSKEEKKLSNSLKTEVFSKNVSKCVTPDGRTVCVGDIVWAKIYGFPWWPARILTITVSRKDSGLLVRQEARISWFGSTTTSFLALAQLSPFLESFQVRFNKKRKGLYRKAVTEAAKAAKQLTPEVRALLTQFET; encoded by the exons ATGGACCTCTCGAAAAG GTTTGGCCCCCATGGGATCCCTGTGACCATATTTCCTAAAAGGGAGTACAAGGACAAACCTGAAGCCATGCAGCTCCAAAGCAAAGCATTCCAAGAGGAGGCGCAGGTGAAGTGCGAGGCCGATGCTGCAGTCCCTGATGACTCCTCCCTCACGCAGCCATCAGAGCCCAGCATAGCCAAAAGCCTTTGGACTTCTAAACCACCTCCTCTGTTCCACGAGGGAGCCCCGTACCCTCCTCCTTTGTTTATCAGGGACACCTATAACCAGTCAATACCTCAGCCTCCACCCCGGAAAATCAAGCGGCCCAAGCGGAAAATGTACAGGGAGGAACCCACTTCCATCATGAACGCCATCAAACTACGGCCCCGGCAGGTGCTGTGCGACAAGTGCAAAAACAGCGTGGtggcagagaaaaaggagatCAAGAAAGGTGGCAATGCAAGTGACTCTTCCAAATATGAGGATagtaaaaagagaagaaacgAGAGCGTGACTACTGTGAATAAAAAACTTAAGACTGACCATAAGGTGGATGGAAAAAGCCAAAACGAAAGCCAGAAAAGGAACGCTGTGGTCAAGGTTTCAAATATTGcccacagcagaagcagagtaGTTAAAGTTTCCGCACAAGCAAATACTTCAAAAGCGCagttaaacacaaaaaaagttCTCCAGAGCAAAAACATGGATCATGCAAAAGCTCGGGAAGTTTTGAAAATGGCCAAAGAAAAGGCACAAAAGAAGCAGAGTGCAACCTCCTCTTCCAAAAATGCACATTCGAAGGTCCACTTCACGCGGCGTCTCCAGAACACCAGCTCAGGGTCCCTCCCGCCCCGATTGCGCCTCAAGCCCCAGCGGTACCGCAACGAGGAGAATGACTCTTCCCTCAAGACAGGACTTGAGAAAATTCGGAGTGGCAAGATGGCAACTAAGCCCCAGTCTCGCTGCTCCTCCACCCGCTCAGCAGGTGAGGCCCCTTCAGAAAGCCAGAGCCCCTCAGAAGGCCCCGAAGAGGCCAGCAGTGAGGTTCAGGACACGAGTGAAGTGCATGTAACTGTTGAGCAGGATGAACAGCAGACACTGGGCAAGAGAGGCAGCAAAAGCAATATAACGGTTTACATGACCCTTAATCAAAAGAAATCTGACTCTTCCAGTGCATCAGTTTGTAGTAGTGATAGCACAGATGATTTGAAATCCACCAACTCTGAGTGTAGCTCTACTGAAAGCTTTGATTTTCCTCCAGGCAGCATGCAtgcaccttcctcctcctcttcctcctcctcctcctcctcctcttcgaaggaagagaaaaagctcAGTAATTCCTTGAAAacagaagtcttttccaaaaACGTCTCTAAATGTGTCACACCAGATGGCAGGACCGTATGTGTAGGGGACATTGTTTGGGCCAAGATTTATGGCTTCCCTTGGTGGCCGGCCCGTATCCTTACCATAACCGTGAGCCGCAAGGATAGCGGGCTGCTGGTGCGCCAGGAGGCTCGTATCTCATGGTTTGGCTCCACCACCACGTCTTTCCTTGCTCTTGCACAGCTCTCCCCCTTTTTAGAAAGCTTCCAGGTGCGCTTTAATAAGAAGAGAAAGGGTCTGTACCGCAAGGCCGTCACTGAGGCAGCCAAGGCTGCCAAGCAGCTCACGCCCGAGGTGCGGGCCCTGCTGACGCAGTTTGAGACGTGA